The DNA segment GTTCCTGGCCGTCGTCGTCCCGGGAATCGGCGATGTCGGAACAAGGTACGCGGTTGGCTTCATAACCCTGGTCGGCATACTGCTGAACCTCATGCTGGTCTTCGACTTCTACGCGGCCTGGAAGAAGCCATCGGAGGAGTATGCCGCCGCCTCGTGATGTTTTTCTTTTTTACCACATTCTTGAGGGATGGAGATGAAAAAGACGCTCCGGAAGGTATTCTCAGTGATTTCACTGCCTTTAAGGGTGCTGTGGGAGTTCCACAAGGGGTTTGAGCTGTATTACATCCAGGGGGTTAAATGGGAGGAGGAAGAGCTTGAGAACATATTTGCGCTCATCCTGTTCGGGGACTACATAGGGCTGCCCCACCCGCCAACGGAGCTGACTCTCAGACTGCTTCCCTACGTAATAAGGGAGCTGTATGTTATGGAGGAGAAGAGCACCAAGGAGGTCTCCATGAAGACCGGCTGGATAGGTGTGTAAGGGGGATTAACATGGTCAGGAAAATAATTGAGGACATAAGGGCCTTCCTGAAGGGATTCGGGGGGTCTTTCAAGGAGCAGTCCACAGAATACATCGAATTCGAGGAGAGGGAGCTTGAGAACGTGTTTGCACTCATACTCATGGGCTCTTTCGTCGGAATACCCTCACCCCCCACCACCCTGGTGGTCAGGCTGATGCCACACATGATAAAGGAGATGCACGTAATGCAGCAGAGGGCTATCAACCTGGACGACATTTTCGGCGAGATAGCGGGAATGTTCGACATAGACTGAGGTGGTAGTATGAGGGAGTTCTTGCTTCCAAAGGAAGGCTTTCGGGCGGTTTTTGTGATAGGCAAAGGCGGTGTCGGTAAGACCACAACCAGCGCCGCTCTAGCAACGGCCATCGCGAAGAAGGGGTACAAAACGCTCATAGTGTCTCTCGATCCAGCACACAATCTCGGCGACGTTTTCATGGTAAAGCTCTCGGACAAGCCGAAGGAGCTGAGAGAAAACCTCTACGCGAGCGAGCTTGACATGGAGAAGCTCATAAAGGGCTACCTTAAGCACCTGGAGGACAACCTCAAGCACATGTACCGCTATCTGACCGTGATAAACCTGGAGAAGTACTTTGAGGTTCTGAGCTTTTCCCCAGGAATAGAGGAGTACGCCACCCTTGAAGCCGTTAGGAACATACTTCTTGATGGAGATAGTTGGGACGTGATAGTCTTTGACACGCCCCCGACGGGCCTAACACTCCGTGTTCTGGCCCTGCCCAGGATATCCCTGATCTGGGCCGACAAGCTCATCGAGATAAGGAAGAAGATACTGGAACGGAGGAGGATGATAGCCAAGGTTCACGGTGATCGTAAGTTCCAGCTGGAGGGGGAGGAGTTCATCCTTCCAAAGGAGGAGGAAGAGGATCCCGTGATGAAAGAGCTTCTGGAATACAGAAAGGAGGTGGAGTTCGTCGAGCGAGTAATAACAGACCCCAATAAGACATCCGTGGTTGCCGTCATGAACCCCGAGATGCTTCCGCTGTACGAGACAGAAAGGGCCTACGAGAGCCTCAAGAAGTTCCAGATTCCCCTCAACATGATAGTGATAAACAAAGTGATAACTGTCGAGAGGGAAATACCGGAAATAAAGGTCAAGCTGGACGCCCAGAAGAGGGTTCTCGAAGAGATCGAAAGAAAGTTCCCGAAGACGGAGATAATCAAAGTGCCTATGTTCGCCGAGGAACCCCGTGGACTGGAATGGCTCGAAAGGCTCGGAGGCATGGTTCTTGAGGGCTGAGGAGGTACTGGATCTCCTGAGAGGTGTTGAAAACCCCTTCACAGGCATGGACATAGTCAGCGAGGGCCTCGTCACAAAGGTGATCGTGGAGGAGGACAAGACCACGATATACGTTGCCTTTGCCCGGAACACTCCGGTACATCCCTTTGCCATGGCAGTCAACTGGCCGATTCAGGCCAGAATCGTGAGGGACATGGTAAAGGTTTTAGGTGGGAAGCTGGGATACTTTGAGATAGTTGACGACACCACCCTGCAGAGGTACTACCCTCTTGAAGATGAAATGGAGGTATAGGCCAATGGAGTTCTCGTCCACGTGGATACTGGTCATAATGGTGCTGGCGGCACTGACGACGATACAGTTCTATAAGGGCAGGAAGCTCAACCTTCAGCTGATGTACCACTACCTCAAATCCATCGAGGAGGTCGTAAAACCTGAAGACAAGGAATACGTATGGCTCGGCGGTTACATAGGGTTCAGGGCAACCTACAAGGTCAACCGTGAAAACATTAGAAAATTCGAGTACACACTGACCCTCCTCCCGCGACACAGCCTTCTATACTTTCCGATCGCCCTCATAACCAGCAGGCACGACAAGCTATACGTGGTCGTCAAGCCCTTCGCCCAGATAAAGCGCGAGGCGCACCTCATCCAGAAGGGATACTACCGGATGAGGCCCGACATAGAGAACGAGCCCCTCCTGCAGAAGGAGGTAATCGAGATCGCCGGGAAGAAGT comes from the Thermococcus thioreducens genome and includes:
- a CDS encoding ArsA family ATPase, with product MREFLLPKEGFRAVFVIGKGGVGKTTTSAALATAIAKKGYKTLIVSLDPAHNLGDVFMVKLSDKPKELRENLYASELDMEKLIKGYLKHLEDNLKHMYRYLTVINLEKYFEVLSFSPGIEEYATLEAVRNILLDGDSWDVIVFDTPPTGLTLRVLALPRISLIWADKLIEIRKKILERRRMIAKVHGDRKFQLEGEEFILPKEEEEDPVMKELLEYRKEVEFVERVITDPNKTSVVAVMNPEMLPLYETERAYESLKKFQIPLNMIVINKVITVEREIPEIKVKLDAQKRVLEEIERKFPKTEIIKVPMFAEEPRGLEWLERLGGMVLEG
- a CDS encoding iron-sulfur cluster assembly protein, which gives rise to MRAEEVLDLLRGVENPFTGMDIVSEGLVTKVIVEEDKTTIYVAFARNTPVHPFAMAVNWPIQARIVRDMVKVLGGKLGYFEIVDDTTLQRYYPLEDEMEV